agggacagggccttctcagtggtggccccttgcttgtggaattcactccccagggaaatcaggtCGTGAACATCTCTCCTTCaaaagaaagctgaagacatggatatgggaccagacatttgggtaatctggcagactaacaaggtaatgatgactcgAGTTGGAAAGGGTTATGataatgctaaatggattgacggattttagaactcgataAACGCGGGCTGTAGATCGGCTTTTAGTTGATActgtattaattgtattttttaaactattgtgttattgcatttttattgtaattgttggcatcgaattgtgctggatgtaagccgccctgagtccccccccagggggtgagaagggcagggtagaaatgccctaaataaataaataaataacccagatgggggtgggagggaggtgggtagagggtggtaagggtgggtggggtggggggtttagAGGGGTAATTAATCAAGATATATGGTAAAGGGATGCACAATTGGAACCTGCATCCTAGCCATAAAAATTGTAATCAGTTTTCGATATTATCTTTTAGATGGCTAaggtttgtattgtattgttttattaccTGTATggagaaattaataaaaaattcaaaataaataaataaagtaaaatataggCTAGTCTGATGCATGGCATGAGGACAGAATGTTAGGCGAAATTATAgtaatgcttaaatatttgaaaagatggcaTATTGAAGATGgtgcaagtttttttttcctgtggctCTAAAGACAGATACCAAGCAATTTATTTAAACAAGAGGAAAAcagattccacttgaatattacAAAgatcttcctgacagtaagagctgttcaagagtggaaTATGCTATATCAGAGTTTagtgaatggtcatctgtcgggagtgttctGTGTGCTCCttaatgggattggactggatggctcttatgGCCTAATCCAACTCTACAATTATAATAAAGTATTTATGAGCTTCATACATGGGAACAAAACAAAGAGATTGCTGTCTGGTTAGCTGTAATATTGTTATTGACAGGACAGAATTCATTTCCTGCAGATTGCATCTATGGCCAATTTATTTTCAATTAGATATTGCAATTAATGGCAAATAAGTGAATGTGTCATCACTTTAGATATATTATGACCTACCTATCTCTTTAAAAGGTTTATGAAGTAGATGGTGTTTCAGATCTCCAGGGAATTACTTTttaaggaaatgcaaaagaatatgGCTTTTCTCGTATGCACTTCTGACGTCAATCAAATAAAAGTATGCTGCTTAATTAAATATTTTGGGGGGATAACTTTTAGTTCTTTAAGGGGCATGCATGTATTCATACTCGTGAACCTTGTGCTTGCTCAAGACTTTGTATAGGAGCATTCAAAATCTGAATAATTTAAGAAGAGCCTGACCAAACCGGTATTCCAAGAAGCAGCCTCCACTCAATTTCTTTTCACTACCACAGTGatcaaagaggtagagaaagggagagatgcTGACAACTCAGCCATGCTATTTTCATCATGTCTTTTCGGGCACAGCAAGTGTATGGGAGATGGCAATCTATTAGCACATGTGGGAATAATGGAAATGGACTTCATTTCAAATATAACTCTTAAATACTAcagaaagagctgggcatatgtTATGATTTTTGTACTGTCACATTTTAAGTTTTAGTCTGAACCATGGAGATCTATGTGCAATGTTTGCTGGAAGCACAGAAGCCATATCTAGTTATCTGTTCATCTCTCCACCTATCAATTCATGCAGGACAGCCACGTTTTTATTTTGACAATATGACCACCAGTTGATTTTCTTGGTTGACtagcaagtttttaaaaatattccaagGGCTTAAAGATAATAACGTTATGCTTTATATTATTTAGCTTTAAACTCCCTACTCATTTACTGAcaaatctgttttctttttcttaacaCTGTTTATGAGGCAGCTCCCAATATATATACAGCAACTAAGTTTTCTTAGAAAACAATCCTAATCAGGCCACATTACACTGAATTCAAGGaggaattattttcatttttgatcATTAAATTAATTATATGATACCAATAtatgaaagtgaaaaataaaTCATTTACCATTCTCCTTTGTGTTTCCCCATCCACTGATGTAACATGGGGTCTCATCagtgagaacaggagaagtcttAGGTAGGCAGACAGGCTGAATGTAGGCATTATACACGACAGACTTGGTGAGTTTGATCAAGGCAACATCATTGTTATTGGTTGCAAGTTCAAAATCTGAATGAATCAAAATATCTTTGACTTGGCGCTTTACAGTGTAAGAATCATCTTTATAAAGATTATGCAAGCCAATCACAACTGTCCACGTCTCTGGGTCCCTAGGATAAAACAGGGATCTTCTGTAAGGTCAATAAATCCTAAAGAATTGCTACTGTGAATATAAAAGAGAATGGATGCTACCAGAGTTCCTATCAACAATTGTATAAAAATATTGATCGAATGCaatttttcttactttctttttaTAGAGACTCAAATACAATAAACGTAACTGGTGGATATAGTTTCATAAACTTAACTTCAATTTCCcataaggtcccttctacactgccatatgaaatccagtttatctgatttgaactgtattatatggtagtgtagacttacAAATTCCACTTCAAatatgataatgtggattatgtgctttgacgatatggattatatgggagtataGAAAGGGCCTTAGTTTCTCTGAAGTCTGAAAATATCAATTTGTCTGAAAGTGCTGGACTGTTTTGTATAAATGTGGTAACCTGCTACAATAAGTAAAACACTATATCCTCTAATATAAGGACTCAACAGCACATATTCTTGTACAGTTACAGACTAATCATAAAGCACATTCTGATTTACTGTATGCCAAAATTCTAATAAACAGAACCCCAGGTTTAAACAGTTTACTCGTACATAACACAATGCTACTGACATTATTTAAGCCTTGCGAGAAGCTCAACAAAATAATTTATCATCTTCCTTGTCCTTGGATCTCATAGCTTCCTATACTCCCATCATAACATGTGTCCCTTAATCCTTCTTATAGCTCTTAATACTACTTCCAGAATTTTTTTCTGTACTATTTATGTTGCCATCTCATTCTCAGATCACTTTTATCTCCTTAGTATCCCCAGATTCTTTCTCAAAATTCTCTGAACACCTACTTTCTCCACTACCTCTCATCTTCCATCATATGAATGAATCTGTAAAGATTGCGAATAGATAATAAAGAAATATGTTATCATAATGTATGCCTACAATAGACATCTGTTCAAATGTGctattttgttttcaattttttaaaactacCTCTTCCTTCAGTTTTACTCATCTTGGAGGAGCTTGATTTACAGCAATGGAAAGCAACTGTGTTCTGATTACACTACGTATCCCAGGTATGGGCAACCTTCAGCccgtcaggtgttttggactttaactcccacaattcctaacagctagaaaGGTGGCTGGGgtttgagttgaagtccaaaccctcagagggccgaagtctgcccatgcctgacttaccCTTAtcaccatttaattgctggtaaGTAGTGTAATCAGAAACTTGAAAACTTTTTAATTATGCTTCTTGTGACTGTTCCTAAAGGTGATTGTCATGAAAATTATACTGAAATACAATTTCTAATTTCACAGTATGATTTAACAGCAATATTCTTGGCCAGGTACAgaaattcaaaaacagctgttcAAATTCCACAACATAGTTTTCAGGCAATAGAACTGGATTTGTGCAATCTGGTATGTGTCTGCAGGATAAATGAAGGTGCGAGAGGGAAATGGGACCTGCGTGGGCAGAAAGTGTTACATGCTAAGTACACAGATGCATATTTCAAAATTCAGTCTTTGAATGAAAACATGTGCCTCGGATTTAAGAGTGATAGGAAGATTTAAAAGTGATACAAACCTATACTTTCCAATGCAATGTGCTGCTGTCAGAACCAAGTTGTGACTTATTAAAGATCCACCACAAACATGGCGAAATCCTACATCATAGTGGTAAATCTGAAGACTAACTAGCCATGGCCATGCCCCACGTGTGGCATTATGTCCACCTATTATGCGACTTCCGGTTGCTAACTCATTCACAGCAGGCCTTCTTCCACATGCTAGAAATCAAAAGAGTTACACCGATGAGATGCAGCCTTTGTAAGCACTCCATAAAAGTGCTAACATTCAAACATATTTGAAGCAGTGCAATCATTTTAAACTGCTCTGATTCTAAGTTATCTTGTTCCAGAGACAAAACAAGGCTGAATTATAAACTAAAACTCAGAATCAACAGCTGCCATTACAAGAAACTACAAAAAGTATTTACTGACCTTTCCGAGTCAAAGATTTACAAGGCAATGCTTTGAACACAACTCTCCAATGGTgtgcaggcagtccccgagttacaaaaaTCTGACTCACAAATGATTCCTAGTTAAGAAGGGGAGTGAGACAGCAGGGAGAGGAATctgccccttggaagggaaattcatatcTGGAAGAGTTTTCATGCGGAAAGGGTGTCTTAATTAAAGCCTTATtaccatcctttcttctctcccaatTTTCAtagggagagaaagtgaggtaaaatcttctgaacaagggcacagacagcaaaacaaacaccctatgctgtccaaagcttaTATTTTAGGCTCAGTGCTCTCTAATATTTAtgtgaagccgctgggagagatcatccataggaATGGGGTGAGCTGCCAATTAGTAAGAGTAAGAGTAAGAGggagctgccaattagtttccaggcaaagtataaggtattggttttgacctttaaagccatatattggtttgggtccaggttatctaaAGGATTGCCTTTTCCCATACAATCCGCCCCACACACTTCAGTCTCCTTGGGACGTCTGCTTCAACCAGCCAGAATTTGACTGGCAactaccacccagaggaccttttcatctgcTGCCCCAAGACATGCCAGTAGAGCTCCAAAAACTAAATCCGCTCTCGGAATTTAAGACAACAGTGAAGACCTCTTTCTTCCAGCTTTCTATgcagacagtctttaaacataaAGATGAATTTAATGCATGTCCTTTGTTTattctctgttttgtctgttttaatatgtatttcacaGAGATACGTTTTGGTATGTAACTTTTATGAAAGTACGTTTTGgtgtgtgtatttgtggtgtttttgctgttttcatgtgttttaattgttttgtaacttgCCTCAAGGTGTGAGGgcaacaaaatatattattattattattattattattattattattattattatatttgcctgGAGTCACACTTTTTTAAAGTACcggttccgacttacatacaaatacaacttaagaacaaatctacagaatctaagatgaggactgcctgtattgaaaGTGCAACTGCTGCTGACCTGAAGGGTCAACCTCCGTGTTGGCTTTTCAACAGGAAAAAGTGGGAAGAAATGACAACATGGAAACCCGCTTGATGCCACATCAGAAGCAGCATTTGCCATAGTCAGAAGGGATCATGGTTTCCACAGTGTTGAAACCCTAgggcagtgtttttcaacttgggggttgggatccctggaggggtcgccgaagaccatcagaaaatacatctttttgatggtcttaggctgaagatctctctgttactccttctcttcctttttgatgttggtgaattacaactcccagaattcaaaaacagcccctccAACCCCATTAGTAATCAATGTTGTCCATGTatgtagtgtgccaagttttgtgcaGATACCCTGTGGGCtcggttcagagtgctctttgattgtaggcgaactatagaTCCCAACAACTACCACTGCCaaatgccaattttggtccagatccatcattgtttgagtccacagtgctctctggatgcaggtgagctgcaacttcaaaactcaagctcaatgttcaccaggcccgtagccgggatttctattggggggggggggttagttttttgggggggggggctgagtctgagtgaaagagggtctaccctagcaaaccttttgtattgttaccccaataccctcatgcatatgggatatattgagcatggtgatcagatcatgatatgaataaacataacagtttaaataatgcaccagtgaggccttttcgtgaaccaccatgagaatttcgggggagggggggctgaagcccctcaaccccccccccccccccggctacatgcctgatgcccactaaacccagtattttctgttggtcatgggagtggtGTGTGACAAGTTAGGTTAAATTCcttcgttggtgggtttcagaatgctctttgattgtcggtgaaccacaaatcccagcaactacacctcccaaatgtcaagtctattttccccaaactccactagtattcacatttgggcatattgagtatttatgctaaatttggtccaactcccagcatgccaCAGGACGTTGCCATGGTAACCAAAGGCGCACCACAACTCCCTAACAGCGTAGCGCCCCAGGGCCTTGCGTGTGCCTCTCTTGGCCTCCAGATAAAACCCTTCCTCGGCGAGCCATCGCTAGGCAACGGGAAAGGAAGGCAAACCACGGCTCACCCCCAACGGGGAACGCCTCCTCTCCCCTCAGCAGCACGGGCGGCAGCGGCAGCGGCAGCGGCAGCAGTAGCAAGAGCGCCGGGACAAGGCTTCGCCCCATCCTCCGCCCAGAGGGAAAACAAAAATGGCAGTTACCTGGACTTTCTTCCCTGGCTTCGCCAGGAGTGACGTCACGCAGTCACGTGACTCGCCAGTTCGGCAAGCTGCCAGGAATCCCCCAAGGACGAACGATTGGGAGAACTGCCTTGGAACAAGAAGGGATCtggatttggaaagatttgcCTATGCATAATGAGAGAGATCTTAGGGATGGGACCCAAGCCCATAGACTATCCCACTGGACATGGCAAGTGTTTGGAAGAGATTTGTGGAAAGACACACCTCctctcctggactatgattttttttgttcctgggttataaatgtcattttctaattggttgtatttgcaggagggacatcctgctatcgTACATTTTTGCTCTAATTTCTAAATTGTTTAATATCTTGTAGAGTCTTCACCAATTTCACATAGTTTGTGGCGGGCACAGAAACAGTTTCCGGAGCACAACAAGTGCTTTCAAAGTGAGGACTacacaactaaacaggaaataatgcaaACTAAGaacatattttcattattattattagcttgggtacctggcgatGCTCggcttatttgaaaaaggcattgcttGTGCTCCAGGTTTAATCTAAATCTAAACTGGTCGTTCGAGGATATTCGAGGTATTATTTAATCTAAATTGGTCGGGTTCAGTAGGTGCgcgggaactacaactcccatatgcgaaggtcaatcaccccccaaaccccgcctgtatgcacagttggccacgttgggtctgtgtgccaagtttggtgcagatctgtcattggtggacttcagaatgctttctggatgcagggtgaactataactcccatacaGGTGGGACAGTCGTCCCGTCtcccacaaacccctccagtaggttctgttggtcatgggggctctgtgtgccaagggtAGTCCATACCTGTCATTGCTGAGAATCAGAATGCTGTCTggatgcagggtaaactacaactcccaagcggGTGGGTCAGTCCCCACTCATCCACCCAAATACCTCttgtatgttctgttggtcatgggggttctgtgagctAAGTCTGGTCCATTGGTGAGaatcagagtgctctctggatgcagggtgaactacaactcccatgctggTGGATCAGTCCTTTTCACATCCAAACCTCACATCCAAACCAGGGCTGACCCGGCTTAGCGTCCAAGATCAGGATGAGGAAGAGCGCTGAGGTGACAGAAGCAGAGAATCTGCATTAGCCACCTCCAGCAGTTCCTAGCTATTAGGTTTGTTCTTTGGGGTCAAAAGTACAGTTTTGATCAAGTTTTAAGCCTTTAGAATCCGTGCCTCTGAGATTTGGAAACTTATAACATGGCTCCCAGATTTTGTAGTTCAAGAATGACTTTTTGGCTTCAACTTTAAACGATGCTGTGACTATGCTAGGAAGTGTTAGAATGTGTCATAGTAATAAATTAGTGACAATGAACGGGTATTTGTGagggctagcccaggcatgggccaacttcgaccCTGCAGtggttttggacttaaactcccacaattcctagcagcatgaagtccaaaacatctgcagagccaaagttgacccatgcctgggctagcatCTCGTCCCACACACAAAGTAAATCTGTCAGTAACTCAGAACACATGTCCTGCCAGattatataccagtggttcccagccttttttttaccagggaccactccccaacattagtaccaaaagggttacaaaacagttttctggtcaactttagattcagtttggttatttggggcgctgattcagaatcTTGCATCAGATAGACATCCACAAACATGGAAGTTCCCACAAGATCAGAAAATATTCCAAATAATACTGATTTACATATCTAAAAGTTTGTCTATAATATAATTTCTAGTAAAAGGTTATTTGCTACAATCCATTAAAATatgatttatttcatatactggcTGTTGGATCCAAAGAGATAGGAGTTGGTGACAGGATTAGCATGTAATacctttgagaaccactggaggtCCAAAGACAACAGCACCAGAGTAGTATTTAGGGTAGCACTGGGGACCTCTCCAGACAGGCAGTCTATCCCAGGATCGTTATCCccggttttctgtttatcccaaattatctggcagtacagacctatataatctagtttaaaccAGAAAACTTaagatcagaacctgggatatagggcctgtctggaagggccctgagtgaatAAGGTCTAGAAAAGTTAAATGTGAAATTTTATTGGCCCAGAGTTAAGCGATGGGGACACTTGCAACAGTTTTCCAGCCTTGCCTTAGTCCACTCAGTACAAGCCTGTGACAAAGAAACTCCTCCTTTCTATCTTACCTTTTTCTTTCAACCTTAGCCTTTCATGGATCCTGGAGCAGAACTGAAAAAACAGACTTTCAGGGTCCGTTTTAGAAAATGCTTTCAGATGGTATCTAGAAGATTCACGTTTTATTTAGTCGTGCAAGGCTTACTTGACTTGCTTGTGTCATTTCACGTGTAAAATAAAAAGTTTGCTAAAACATATTGAACTCTTTTTTGTGGAGGAGCAGCCTGTCCTTGATCTTTCCATGTTCTGCCTCTAGTGCCAAAGTTTCCATTAAAGAAGTAAAACCCAGGAATTCATTGATATTGTTAAATGAGATATATTTCTACTAAGCCCTTTACTTTAGGGTGTGGATGGGATCCAAAAGTTGCAGTTCTTGTTAAAATGAATTTAATTAAAGGCAACCATGAATGACAGATTTCCAGATCACTCTGTAATGAAGAGCCTGACTGGTGTCTTACAGATTGAGTGGCTCTGGCTTCTTTGATGGACTCTATCAATCTGAAATGCAATTTTTCACTAACTGCCCTTGATTTTAACAAGTATTAATTGTCTTTTTTCTAGTGATGCCTTCTCACTCCTGCAAGGGTCCAGTGGCCCAAGAAATCCATGACAGAATTTAACTTGCTTCACACGTTTTTTAGATTTACAAAATTTACtgttttggaaaaataaaatatgtgtttCATTTGCTTTAAAAGCAACAAGAGAAAAAATAATTtataaaaatcaaactttttaGTACAGTGCCAATCCTTGCAATACTGTGGATGTACTTACGGCTCAAGATGAATTAATTTCCTTCCAATATGGTTACTTTTTAAGTAAAAAAATTGGAGAGAATTCCAAACATATTTAAATCCATGTGTTTTATTTGCATATGTTTTTATGAACATCCAGTTCAGTATGATTTCTTAAATATTGTAAAAAAGCATGGCATTAGTATCTCCAA
This genomic interval from Anolis sagrei isolate rAnoSag1 chromosome 2, rAnoSag1.mat, whole genome shotgun sequence contains the following:
- the LOC132768276 gene encoding transmembrane protease serine 12-like, encoding MGRSLVPALLLLLPLPLPLPPVLLRGEEAFPVGACGRRPAVNELATGSRIIGGHNATRGAWPWLVSLQIYHYDVGFRHVCGGSLISHNLVLTAAHCIGKYRFVSLLNLPITLKSEAHVFIQRLNFEICICVLSIRSLFYPRDPETWTVVIGLHNLYKDDSYTVKRQVKDILIHSDFELATNNNDVALIKLTKSVVYNAYIQPVCLPKTSPVLTDETPCYISGWGNTKENGADEYILQEAKVDIIPRRVCNKLDWYAGTISLNMICAGSASGKIDSCQGDSGGPLVCYFPNATRYYQVGITSAGDGCGRPKHPGLYVRTANYRSWIDSQLLNKAISVGIQFRLFFLIAGRMLLHTVL